From Patescibacteria group bacterium:
GGTTCTGGGGGTGGGAGTTTTTGTAATCCAGCGCGGCCCTGATTCCGGAAGCGACCGCGGCCGGATTCTCGAATAAAGAATGGATCCAGGGAACTTTCCAGGAAGTTTCCGGATAAGGCGTGGTGGTCACTTCCAGGCAGCCGGTGGCATTGGCGATGATCACGTCCGGACCCATGGCGCGCGAGGCGGCGATGGCGGCGATCATCTGCCCGCAGCCGGCGCAAGCGCGATGGCCGGGCGCGATCAGTACGTCGCCGATTTTTATTTCCGTCATTTTTTTAAAATCATTTTGCATAGTCGATAAAGCGAAACAATAATTTAATTAAAACGGTTTGCCGTTAGGGCAGAAGCTTAAGCCGAAATTTATTCCGGCTGCATCAGCGTTGACGCTGAAAGGCACTAATAGTTGGACATTCAACCGACAAGCTTGATCTTTGCCGATTTTTAGAGTTGCCAGAAAATCCGCCTCGGCCTTAACGCGAGCCGCTTGAATATCAGAATTAATTATTGTAATGATAAATAACTTGTCTTGAGCATAATAATTTAAGGTGTAATCAGCTGTTGCTTTGTATACCAAGACAGAGTCGGGCAGGGTTTGCGCCGGATTTTTAGTGATATCGTTGACTTTAACCGTTCCCTTATTTGTTGTTATTGATAATTTATTAATATTGCTCAGATAATAATAACCGATGATGCCGGCGGCGATTATAACCAAGATAATAATTAAAATATAAATATTTTTTTTGCGCATATGATATATTTTTAATTAAAAAGCCGATTTACAATTTTTTAGATAATATCCCCATTGACCCCATCCCGAGGCAGAATATATTCCGTAGGCCGCCGGGAGATTGATATCCGGATCTAAAGCCGCATTGACACAATCATTATACAGACTCGGATTGGTTACATGGCAATTGTGGCTGGCCGCATCGCCGGTGTATTTATTGGAAAAAGCCGACGGGCAGTTCAGTCCGTTAAGTTCGTGAACTGTTAAGTTAATTTGAAAAAGACCAATGGAAACCGGGTTATTATCACCGAGGCAAATATCAGTAGTGCTTTTTAAAAGCGTGCCGTTAGCGCTTTCTCCGTTGCAAATAGCCGAGGCCTGTCTGGCGATAGTGTCATCGCCAAAACCGGTCATTTTATCGACGGCGCAGGCGCCGCTGGTGACGGGCTGGCATTGTCCGGCGGCTTGAGCGGCGACCACCGGAACGCAGCAGCAATGAGAAGAATTATCGATATAAGTGCCGTCGCCATTATCTTTGATGTAATTCGGTCCGCAATCCTTGGTGCCCTGGGATATCTTGCCGTTGGGAAAAGGCAGGATCAAATCGGTTTCACCCGTGCCGCAGGGGGCATGCGACCAGTGGCAAATTTTTTGCGCTGTTGGCGGCGCCGTCGTGGTTGTCTGAATTCCTATCAGGTTTGAACTTAAATTTACCAGCGCCGGGTTGATCTGGTCGAGAAGCAGATAGGAAGCTAAGACTAAGACAAAACCGGTGAGAGAGGCGGTGATCATTGCTTTTGCTTCGGTAACATTGGAGGCGTTGCCTCCGGCGGTGATCCACATCAAGCCCCCGATCATCAGCACTACGGCCGCCACGATCCCGACGACGCCGACGGCATAGTTGTAGATCAGTTTGATATAATCGGCGATCGGCTTGGTCGAGCCGCTGAAGTTTATCTCGGTGGTGAGGTTAATCTGGCCGCCGGATAAAGTCGGGATCGGCACTTGCAATTTGAGCGGTGGATAAGGGGCTGCTTGCGCTGTTGCGGGCATAAAAAATAACGCGGCGGCGGCAATCGCTTGCACCAGAAAGGCGGCGGCAAAAACGGATATCAAGATAACCGAAAATGATTTTTTGCTGGTAAATTTTTTAGCCATACAGCGATAATTTTGTAATTTTTAAATTTTGTAATTTTTTTAAAAATCGAAATTTTTTCAGCCAGTGGCTGATCAGCCTTTGGCTGAAATTTTTAAATTCCTTGCTTTATTCAGGCTTTTAAAAATTAAGGTTTAAAAATTATTTTAAAATTCAAAAATTATAGAATTAAAACTTCCGTGCTTTTATAATTCATCATCTTAAGGCTCGACGTGAAGATGAGTGCCGGTACCGGTGGGATATTTTTTACAGTTTACCCCGGCATTCGTATAAGGCGTGCAGCAATCAACCGAGCCATAGCATTCATATACGCTTTTTAAGCCGGCATTTTGAATTTGAACTTGATCAGCTTTTATTGCGGCCGGCGTATCGACTCCGTCGGCGGTTATATCCGCGCAAGTGCCGTTAGCGTGGCAAGAATCAAGGTGAGTGACTGTTGGCGGCCAGGCTTCTCTGATGGTGAAAGAAACCGTCTGACTTAGCACATTGAGCTTGTTTAAGAAATCGGAATTTAATTTTACGTCGTTTTTTGTCAAGTGGTAGATGCTGCCATCCAAATATTTAAAGGCATCGGGCAAGGATTGGCAATTTAAGCAAGTTGAGCAATTTATTGTTGGGTCTTGGATGCATCCGGCGGCGTTAGTGACGGGCCCGCTGACAGCCGGGCAGCAGCACCAATTAGCATTGCCGAGCGTGCCGCATTTTTTTACCGCCTCATCGCCGGTCGAGAAAGATTCGTTGGCTTTACAATAATCAGCGCCGTTGTTGCTAATTAGCGTTTGGCTATCGACCGGCGCGGAGGACCAATAACATTTAGTGGTAGGATCCTTGATATAAGAACAGCAACATTTGTAGGTCGAATTTTGGCCAGGGGAAGCGGGCATTGCCTTGGTGCAGGCGCTTACATCATCAGAAGCTTGGCCGGCGGCAAAACATCCGCCGGTGATGCCCAGACCCGGAATAGTTGTTTGAACTATCCAGTCGCAGACGCCCCTGATTGTCAGTGGCGCGCCCGTGGTGATTTGTTGCGTTACTGTCGGCGTGCCGATTACGCCTGATTGCAGATTTACCAGCGCCGGATTGATTTGATTGAGAAGCAAATAGGAAACAAGCACCAAGACAAAACCGGTTAGCGAGGCGGTGATCATTGCTTTCGCTTCGGTAACATTGGAGGCATTGCCGCCGGCGGTGATCCACATTAATCCCCCGATCATCAAAATTACGGCCGCGACGATTCCGACTACGCCGACAGCATAGGAGTAGATCGCTTTAATGTAATCGGCGATCGGCGCGGTAGTACCGTTGAAAGTGACGGTCGCGCTCCCGCCATGAAGAGTGGGGATGGGTACTTGCAAGGTAAGGGGAGGATAGGGAGCCGCTTGCGCCGCGGCAGGCATAAAAAACAAAGCGGTAAAGGCAACGGTTTGCGCCAAAAAGACAACGGCGAAAATAGACATAAATATCGCCGACAAGGATTTTTGGTTGGCAAATTTTTTAAACATAATATAATATTGTTGCATTGTTAAACTGTTACATTGCTACGCAACGATTTAAAAAATGATTAGACAAAAAACAATGTAACAATTTAACAATGTAACCAAAAATTTTATTTTCCCACAAACTCAACTTCTCCGCCTTTTCCGACCGCTTTAGCAATGATACTTCTGATCATTTCCCGCGTTACGTCCCGGCCGCCGAGCCCGACAATGAAATTTTTAACGTTGGCGTTGATTTTTCCCTGCACCGCCGCTTTTACCTCCAGATATAATGGTCCGGCATAGCCTAAGGAAACGGCTTTTTCCGCGACCGCGACATTTTTGGCGCCGACATCTTTCAAAATTTTTATTATCTCTTCCGCCGGAAAGGGCCGGAAAGTTTTTAATTTCAAGACGCCGATGCCGCCACCGGCACTGAATATTCCGCCGGACGATTTTTTTTCATCAATCACTTCCTTAATCGTTCCAACTACCGAGCCCATGGCGACGATCACGGTCTTGGCCCGCGGCGATCCGTAATATTCAAGAAGTCCGTTGTCGATAATTCCCCTCTCGAGAGGGGTGGATCCGCCCCTGGCGGAGACGGGGTGTGTTAAGCTTGGAAAAGCTTTATTATATTTTTCATACTCATCTTTAATGACCGGCAACGCAGAAATCAAATCATCGTGCAATTCCTGGCGGATCTCCATATAATCAGCCGGCGTCGCGAACGCGCCTAAAGTGCGCGGATTAGCCGGATCAAGATAGGTTCCGTTTTTCGGCTGATAATCCGGCAAGAATTTTTTAATGTCTTTTTCCGAGGGTATAGAAACTTCTTCATAGGAATGGGTTAAGACAAAGCCGTCGACGTTGACTATCACCGGCAGATTTAATTTTTCGGCGATTTTGTAAGCCAAAATATGTTGCGTCACCGCTTCCTGATGATTTTCCGCGAACAGCAAAATCCAGCCGGCATCGCGGATCGTCATCACGTCCTGGGCATCGTTCCAAATATTGATCGGCGCGGAAACGGCGCGGTTGGCGCAAGTGATCACCACCGGCAAGCGCATGCCGGCGATATTGAAAATCACCTCGGTCATCAATAATAATCCTTGCGAGCTGGTTGAACTGTAAACGCGGACGCCGGTCGCCGAAGCGCCCAAGATTATGGAGGCGGCGGCGAATTCGCTTTCGGCCCGCACGTATTCATAATCAGCTTCGCCATCGGCTTTGAAGTGCGCCAAATCTTCCACGATATGCGTTTGCGGCGTGATCGGATAAGCGGAAACAACTGAAGGTTTTATGTTCTTGATTGTTAAGGCAATAGCTCTTGATCCTTCAAGAATTTGTGGCTTAGACATAATATGGAAATAATTTTTAATTTTTATAATTTTTAAAGAAATCCAAATTTTTAATTTTTAAAAATTAGACCTTAAAAATTCTTTAAAAATTTAAAAATTACAAAAATTAAATTTATTTTCGTTCCAGTTCCATCTTAATCACCTTGACCGGGCATTCGGAGGCGCAGACGCCGCAGCCTTTGCAGAAATCGTAATCGGTCTGCGGCTTGGGTTTCGGAACCACCCCCAGCCCCTCCTTCGGAAGGAGGGGAGCCGTCATCTTGATGCAATTTTCCGGACAGACGCGGGCGCAGGTGCCGCAGGAAATGCAGTGCTCCAAATCCGTGCTGGGGCGGAAAGTGCGCCAGCCACCCGTCTTATTAATAGTGGTTGAACCTGGTTGAACAGTAATATCTATAGACATATTGTAGAATTTTTAATTTTTAAATTTTGTAATTTTTAAAGAAATCGAAAATTTTTAATTTTTAAAAATTATGCCTTAAAAATTCTTTAAAAATTTAAAAATTACAAAATTAACTATTATAGGCTTTCTCTATCGCATTGATATTTTTATTTACTATCTCTTCTCCTTTTTCTTCGAATTTTTCTTTGATCGCTTCGCGCAAGCCGTTAATACTGACGAGGTCGATGGCTTTG
This genomic window contains:
- the porA gene encoding pyruvate ferredoxin oxidoreductase, producing the protein MSKPQILEGSRAIALTIKNIKPSVVSAYPITPQTHIVEDLAHFKADGEADYEYVRAESEFAAASIILGASATGVRVYSSTSSQGLLLMTEVIFNIAGMRLPVVITCANRAVSAPINIWNDAQDVMTIRDAGWILLFAENHQEAVTQHILAYKIAEKLNLPVIVNVDGFVLTHSYEEVSIPSEKDIKKFLPDYQPKNGTYLDPANPRTLGAFATPADYMEIRQELHDDLISALPVIKDEYEKYNKAFPSLTHPVSARGGSTPLERGIIDNGLLEYYGSPRAKTVIVAMGSVVGTIKEVIDEKKSSGGIFSAGGGIGVLKLKTFRPFPAEEIIKILKDVGAKNVAVAEKAVSLGYAGPLYLEVKAAVQGKINANVKNFIVGLGGRDVTREMIRSIIAKAVGKGGEVEFVGK
- a CDS encoding 4Fe-4S binding protein, whose product is MSIDITVQPGSTTINKTGGWRTFRPSTDLEHCISCGTCARVCPENCIKMTAPLLPKEGLGVVPKPKPQTDYDFCKGCGVCASECPVKVIKMELERK